From Microcystis aeruginosa NIES-2549, a single genomic window includes:
- a CDS encoding DUF4164 domain-containing protein yields the protein MSNETVTYSLEAVLTRIEGKIDSLEKRLDEKIDSLEKRIDEKIDSLEKRIDEKIDSLENRIDERFDKIEDRLTKVEIGQAELKGDIKALDEKINGLTARVAYQEFTNRGILIALVVAILGGAAKLFGFFPNP from the coding sequence ATGTCTAACGAAACTGTCACTTATTCCCTAGAAGCTGTCCTGACAAGGATTGAGGGGAAAATCGACTCTCTGGAAAAACGCCTTGACGAGAAAATCGACTCTCTGGAAAAACGTATTGACGAGAAAATCGACTCTCTGGAAAAACGTATTGACGAGAAAATCGACTCTCTGGAAAACCGTATTGACGAGAGATTTGACAAGATAGAAGACCGGTTAACTAAAGTAGAAATAGGACAGGCCGAACTCAAGGGAGATATTAAAGCTTTAGACGAAAAAATCAATGGATTAACTGCAAGGGTTGCCTATCAGGAATTCACCAATCGAGGGATTCTGATAGCACTGGTGGTCGCTATTTTAGGAGGTGCCGCTAAACTTTTTGGTTTTTTCCCTAATCCTTAG
- a CDS encoding esterase/lipase family protein, whose product MNPVVLVHGFLDTTAVFKPMSEYLNYHGWQVHSFNLIPNHGYEKLEVLASQVENYIEKNFAKEQKVDLIGFSMGGLITRYYLQRLGGVARVQRYLNISAPNRGTLTAYSLPLDGIRQMQPGSQFLEDLNQDCQQILNKIKTTIIWTPYDLMIFPAHSSRLSVGKEISIPVLLHAWMVKDSKVLTTIKETLLE is encoded by the coding sequence ATGAATCCCGTTGTTTTGGTGCATGGTTTTCTGGACACTACGGCTGTTTTTAAACCGATGAGCGAGTATTTAAATTATCATGGTTGGCAGGTGCATAGTTTTAACCTAATTCCCAATCATGGTTACGAAAAGTTAGAAGTTTTAGCCAGTCAGGTGGAGAATTATATCGAGAAAAACTTTGCTAAAGAGCAGAAAGTAGATCTGATTGGGTTTAGTATGGGAGGATTAATTACCCGCTACTACCTGCAAAGATTGGGAGGAGTGGCAAGAGTGCAACGTTACCTAAATATTTCTGCTCCGAATCGAGGCACTTTAACCGCGTATAGTTTACCCTTAGATGGGATTAGACAAATGCAGCCGGGGAGTCAATTTCTAGAGGATTTAAATCAAGATTGTCAACAAATTTTAAATAAAATTAAAACCACAATTATCTGGACTCCCTACGATTTAATGATATTTCCCGCCCATAGTTCCCGTTTATCGGTGGGCAAAGAAATTTCGATTCCCGTATTGCTTCATGCTTGGATGGTCAAAGATAGCAAAGTTTTAACAACAATTAAAGAGACCTTATTAGAATAG
- the rplI gene encoding 50S ribosomal protein L9, with translation MAKRMQVILNQKVSKLGENGDVVEVAPGYARNYLIPQGVAVLATKGAIKQAEFRKEKERQRLLAEKQEAETRKTAIEKLSPYSIPKQVGENEAIFGTVTSQDVATVILENAKLEIDRRGITVPDIGQLGVYKVQVKLHPEVSADIEIKVIAQ, from the coding sequence ATGGCGAAACGAATGCAGGTTATCCTCAATCAAAAAGTCAGCAAATTAGGTGAAAATGGCGATGTGGTGGAAGTGGCCCCCGGTTATGCGCGCAATTACCTTATCCCCCAAGGTGTGGCCGTTTTAGCCACCAAAGGCGCGATTAAACAAGCAGAATTTAGGAAAGAAAAAGAGCGTCAACGTCTCCTCGCTGAAAAACAAGAAGCGGAAACCAGAAAAACTGCGATCGAAAAACTCAGTCCCTACAGCATCCCTAAACAGGTGGGTGAAAATGAGGCAATTTTCGGTACTGTCACCAGTCAAGATGTGGCCACGGTCATTCTAGAAAATGCTAAATTAGAAATCGATCGCCGTGGTATTACCGTCCCCGATATCGGTCAATTGGGAGTCTATAAAGTACAAGTCAAACTCCATCCCGAAGTTAGTGCCGATATAGAAATTAAAGTAATTGCACAATAA
- a CDS encoding chromophore lyase CpcT/CpeT, with product MTHPTDIKTLARWMAADFSNQEQAFANPPFFAHIRVCMRPLPDELLGGTSLFLEQAYDFMLNTPYRLRVFKLSVVDDHIELENFKVKEEANFFGASREPQRLKNLSLELLEPMLGCDMNVTWTGNSFKGVVKPGKQCLVFRKDRMTYLDNSFEISEQGLISVDRGLDPETDQLVWGSIAGPFEFVRRSSFAEEV from the coding sequence ATGACTCATCCCACGGATATAAAAACCCTAGCACGCTGGATGGCGGCGGATTTTAGTAATCAAGAACAAGCTTTTGCTAATCCGCCTTTTTTTGCCCATATTCGCGTGTGTATGCGTCCTTTACCCGATGAATTACTGGGGGGAACCAGTTTATTTTTAGAGCAGGCCTACGATTTTATGCTCAATACTCCCTATCGTTTGCGAGTATTTAAATTATCGGTAGTCGATGACCATATTGAACTAGAAAACTTTAAAGTTAAAGAGGAAGCTAACTTTTTTGGTGCTTCTAGAGAACCCCAGCGTCTCAAAAATCTCAGCTTAGAACTATTAGAACCGATGCTGGGTTGTGATATGAATGTCACTTGGACAGGTAACAGTTTTAAAGGGGTGGTGAAACCGGGTAAACAATGTTTAGTCTTTCGCAAAGATAGAATGACTTATTTGGATAATAGTTTTGAAATTAGTGAACAGGGATTAATTAGCGTTGATCGCGGTTTAGATCCCGAAACCGATCAATTAGTCTGGGGTTCGATCGCAGGTCCCTTTGAGTTTGTGCGTCGCAGTAGTTTTGCTGAGGAAGTGTGA
- the xth gene encoding exodeoxyribonuclease III, with protein sequence MKIATWNVNSIRSRQEQVINWLQLNPVEVLCLQETKVIDRDFPREAFESLGYHLYISGQKSYNGVAIFSQKPMEDITVGFSPIIGENLTGELDEQKRLITGVIGDIRIINLYVPNGSSLDSDKYIYKLKWLETLRKYLDKIINSQPEELCICGDFNIALEDKDIYDTKGKENHIMSSAKEREALEKVLEIGLQDAFRKFTSDPGHYSWWDYRSGGFARNRGWRIDHLYLTPQLYEKAVNCLIDREPRKQEKPSDHTPVILEISSQK encoded by the coding sequence ATGAAAATCGCCACATGGAATGTCAACTCGATTCGCAGCCGACAAGAGCAGGTAATTAACTGGTTACAACTCAATCCCGTTGAGGTTTTATGCTTGCAAGAAACCAAGGTAATCGATCGAGATTTTCCCAGAGAAGCTTTTGAATCTTTGGGTTATCATCTCTATATTTCTGGACAAAAATCCTATAATGGTGTGGCGATTTTTAGCCAGAAACCCATGGAGGATATCACTGTGGGATTTAGTCCAATTATCGGCGAAAATTTAACAGGAGAACTAGACGAACAGAAACGGCTAATTACTGGAGTAATCGGCGATATTCGGATTATTAATCTCTACGTTCCTAATGGTTCTTCCCTAGATAGTGACAAGTATATTTATAAGCTTAAATGGTTAGAAACTCTGAGGAAATATCTAGATAAAATTATTAATTCTCAACCTGAAGAATTATGTATCTGCGGAGATTTTAATATTGCCTTAGAAGATAAAGATATTTATGATACCAAAGGCAAAGAAAATCATATTATGTCTTCAGCTAAAGAAAGAGAAGCTTTAGAAAAGGTCTTAGAAATTGGCTTACAAGATGCCTTTAGAAAATTCACCTCGGACCCAGGACATTATAGTTGGTGGGATTATCGCAGCGGCGGTTTTGCTCGTAACCGAGGTTGGCGAATCGATCATCTTTATTTAACTCCTCAGCTATACGAAAAAGCTGTCAATTGTCTGATCGATCGAGAACCCAGAAAACAAGAAAAACCTAGCGATCATACCCCTGTTATTCTGGAAATATCAAGCCAAAAATAG
- the crtR gene encoding beta-carotene hydroxylase, which produces MQSAEMLLTVPKEYLKAPGGFNPNVTMFFSALSLITLSTCGYWLWSWPDWICFSANVLALHLSGTVIHDASHNSAHSNRLFNAILGHGSALMLGFAFPVFTRVHLQHHAHVNDPENDPDHFVSTGGPLWMIAARFFYHEIFFFKRQLWRKYELLEWFLSRLFVATIVIVACQYGFISYVMNFWFVPALVVGIALGLFFDYLPHRPFQERNRWKNARVYPSPLLNLLILGQNYHLVHHLWPSIPWYKYQPAYYATKPLLDAKDCEQSLGLLQGKNFWSFLYDVFLGIRFHSHSSKSSS; this is translated from the coding sequence ATGCAGTCGGCCGAGATGTTGCTGACAGTCCCCAAAGAGTATTTAAAAGCACCGGGGGGCTTCAACCCAAACGTTACCATGTTTTTCAGTGCCTTGAGCCTAATAACCCTATCTACCTGTGGCTATTGGCTATGGTCCTGGCCTGACTGGATTTGTTTTAGTGCTAATGTCCTCGCTTTACATTTATCGGGGACAGTTATCCACGATGCCTCTCATAATTCTGCCCATAGTAATCGGCTATTTAATGCTATTTTAGGTCATGGCAGTGCTTTAATGCTCGGTTTTGCCTTTCCGGTCTTCACTAGAGTCCATTTACAGCACCACGCTCACGTTAACGATCCCGAAAATGATCCGGATCATTTTGTCTCCACTGGTGGCCCTTTGTGGATGATTGCGGCCAGATTTTTTTATCACGAGATTTTCTTTTTTAAGCGGCAACTCTGGCGGAAATACGAACTGCTGGAATGGTTCCTCAGTCGTCTTTTTGTGGCTACCATAGTCATCGTCGCCTGTCAATACGGTTTTATCAGCTATGTGATGAATTTTTGGTTTGTTCCTGCTTTAGTGGTGGGAATTGCCCTCGGTTTATTTTTCGATTATCTCCCCCATCGTCCTTTCCAAGAGCGTAATCGTTGGAAAAATGCCCGCGTTTACCCCAGTCCCCTCTTAAATCTGCTGATTTTAGGACAGAATTATCATCTCGTGCATCATCTCTGGCCGTCGATTCCTTGGTACAAATACCAACCGGCATACTATGCCACTAAACCGCTTTTAGACGCGAAAGATTGTGAACAGTCTTTAGGTTTACTGCAAGGTAAGAATTTCTGGAGTTTCCTCTACGATGTCTTCTTGGGGATTCGCTTTCACTCCCATTCTTCTAAATCTAGCTCATAG
- a CDS encoding helix-turn-helix domain-containing protein has product MIPTSNPLTYGDLLLQYQPKPINNSQEYERFLSIIEGMISRELSNDEGLLFDLLVLLVEEYERKHYPIARTNPTATLESLLDEFDIDRECLVDIFGDRDRVESVIGGKQAIAPSQAESLAEFFNRLSAKLALSARDFLL; this is encoded by the coding sequence ATGATCCCTACTTCTAATCCATTAACCTATGGTGATTTACTATTGCAGTATCAACCGAAACCGATTAATAACTCCCAAGAATACGAGCGATTTTTAAGCATAATTGAAGGGATGATCTCACGGGAGTTAAGCAATGACGAAGGACTATTATTTGATTTACTGGTGTTATTAGTGGAAGAATACGAGCGGAAACATTATCCGATCGCCCGAACAAATCCTACCGCTACGTTAGAATCTTTACTTGATGAATTCGATATCGATAGGGAGTGTCTTGTCGATATTTTCGGCGATCGGGATAGAGTAGAATCGGTGATAGGGGGGAAACAGGCGATCGCTCCCTCTCAAGCCGAGTCTCTGGCCGAATTTTTTAATCGTTTAAGTGCGAAACTGGCGTTAAGTGCCCGTGATTTTCTCTTGTAG
- a CDS encoding type II toxin-antitoxin system HigB family toxin, producing MGVISKVKLREFWQRHSDAEDALSDWYNFASKANWKNLVEVQGRYPKAEAVGNFTVFNIKGNKYRLIADINYSRQTIFVKYILSHAEYNKENWKNDPYF from the coding sequence ATGGGCGTGATCAGTAAAGTTAAATTACGAGAGTTTTGGCAACGCCACTCGGACGCGGAAGACGCTCTGAGCGATTGGTATAACTTCGCTAGTAAGGCTAACTGGAAAAATTTAGTAGAGGTTCAAGGTCGCTACCCGAAGGCGGAGGCGGTGGGAAATTTTACAGTTTTTAATATCAAGGGAAACAAATACCGTTTAATCGCTGACATCAATTATTCTCGTCAAACCATTTTCGTTAAATATATTCTAAGTCACGCTGAATACAATAAGGAGAACTGGAAAAATGATCCCTACTTCTAA
- a CDS encoding PEP-CTERM sorting domain-containing protein (PEP-CTERM proteins occur, often in large numbers, in the proteomes of bacteria that also encode an exosortase, a predicted intramembrane cysteine proteinase. The presence of a PEP-CTERM domain at a protein's C-terminus predicts cleavage within the sorting domain, followed by covalent anchoring to some some component of the (usually Gram-negative) cell surface. Many PEP-CTERM proteins exhibit an unusual sequence composition that includes large numbers of potential glycosylation sites. Expression of one such protein has been shown restore the ability of a bacterium to form floc, a type of biofilm.), with protein sequence MSLKKSFNKPLTVALATVATATLAPVASAATFNFSFGNVTGSVSGTVQGTLTLPDGDGTNLAATSVIVTSAPAALGYTLPFNVLANFTDLASNSFTVSGGVITASSFGAQSIGGALALNFLPGSLGSLFTVQGSASPFSGVADVNSTTLTYSPAAPTTVPEPATVLGLLSVAGVGLLCKGRKLEG encoded by the coding sequence ATGTCCCTGAAAAAATCCTTCAACAAACCCCTAACCGTCGCCCTCGCCACGGTAGCCACCGCCACCCTCGCACCGGTTGCCAGTGCCGCCACTTTTAACTTCTCCTTCGGCAACGTAACCGGTTCGGTCTCCGGAACCGTACAGGGGACGCTCACCCTACCAGACGGAGATGGAACAAATTTGGCCGCCACTTCGGTCATCGTGACTTCCGCTCCCGCCGCCCTAGGCTACACACTCCCCTTTAATGTTCTGGCGAATTTTACTGATTTAGCGAGTAATAGTTTTACGGTCAGTGGCGGGGTGATTACCGCGAGTTCATTTGGCGCTCAGAGTATTGGCGGAGCTTTGGCTCTAAATTTTCTCCCTGGCAGCTTGGGGAGTTTATTCACTGTCCAGGGATCAGCATCTCCATTCAGTGGTGTCGCCGATGTCAATAGTACAACCCTAACCTACTCTCCCGCCGCTCCTACCACCGTTCCCGAACCAGCGACGGTTCTCGGTTTACTCTCCGTTGCCGGGGTGGGTTTATTGTGCAAAGGCCGGAAACTGGAAGGGTAA
- a CDS encoding nucleotidyltransferase family protein, which produces MVDKITANEILEHLRTLKPELEERYAIDRIGIFGSVAREETRPTSDIDIVVCMPPNLLKRVRLKAELENLFGREVDVIRYRDSLNPYLKARIDREAIYV; this is translated from the coding sequence ATGGTAGATAAAATCACCGCCAACGAGATATTGGAACATTTACGAACCCTGAAACCCGAACTGGAGGAACGATACGCGATCGATCGAATCGGCATTTTCGGCTCGGTAGCCAGAGAGGAAACCCGACCGACGAGCGATATAGATATAGTGGTATGTATGCCCCCCAATCTGCTTAAAAGAGTCAGACTAAAAGCCGAACTAGAGAACCTATTCGGTCGGGAAGTGGACGTGATCCGCTATCGGGATTCTCTGAATCCTTACCTCAAGGCACGGATCGATCGAGAGGCCATCTATGTGTGA
- a CDS encoding DUF86 domain-containing protein, translating into MCDRSLLFELLLELEEAIRRIERRFTRIQKADDFIADDDGLDRLDGISMMLIAISENIRRLDRLMAESLANRYPEIPWSEIKGIRNILAHDYFDIDPEEIYRICREDLAILKRVLGKIRHDLL; encoded by the coding sequence ATGTGTGATCGATCGCTTCTATTCGAGTTATTACTAGAGCTTGAAGAGGCGATCCGCCGGATCGAGCGGCGATTTACCCGGATTCAAAAAGCCGATGATTTCATCGCCGATGATGATGGACTCGATCGATTGGATGGCATTAGTATGATGTTGATCGCGATTAGTGAAAATATTAGAAGACTCGATCGGCTAATGGCAGAGAGTTTAGCGAATCGCTATCCGGAAATTCCTTGGTCGGAGATTAAGGGAATCAGAAATATTCTCGCCCACGATTATTTTGACATCGATCCAGAGGAAATTTATCGGATTTGTAGGGAGGATCTGGCGATTTTGAAGCGGGTACTCGGGAAAATACGTCACGACCTCTTGTAA